One part of the Algibacter sp. L1A34 genome encodes these proteins:
- the cdd gene encoding cytidine deaminase, translating to MKEVKIESTLYVYDNLSELPENVITLMEKAVEAREKAYAPYSKFHVGTALLLDNNEIITGSNQENASYPSGLCAERTAIYYAGSQYPDAKVVRMAITAGSKLKTTIAPIPPCGACRQAIAEYEVKQDSPIEIYFMGETGKVAKSNSLANLLPLGFDKTSL from the coding sequence ATGAAAGAAGTAAAAATAGAGTCCACATTATACGTTTATGATAATTTAAGTGAACTTCCTGAAAATGTTATAACGTTAATGGAAAAAGCCGTTGAAGCTCGCGAAAAGGCTTATGCACCATATTCTAAATTCCATGTGGGAACTGCGCTGCTTTTAGATAATAACGAAATAATTACAGGGAGCAATCAAGAAAACGCTTCTTATCCATCTGGGTTGTGTGCAGAGCGCACGGCCATTTATTATGCAGGATCTCAATATCCAGATGCTAAAGTTGTGCGTATGGCTATAACAGCGGGTTCTAAGCTTAAAACTACTATAGCGCCTATCCCTCCATGTGGAGCTTGCCGACAAGCAATTGCCGAATATGAGGTAAAACAAGACAGTCCAATCGAGATCTATTTTATGGGAGAAACAGGTAAAGTAGCTAAATCTAATTCTCTAGCTAATTTATTGCCTTTAGGCTTTGATAAAACCTCCTTGTAA
- the gldC gene encoding gliding motility protein GldC — protein sequence MANIKSKIELNIELDENRVPEKINWTAKDGGISNAEAKAMMLAVWDSKTQESLRIDLWTKDMPVDEMKVFFHQTLVAMSSTFNRATQDEKMTATMKDFCDYFAEKLEIKK from the coding sequence ATGGCTAATATTAAATCGAAAATCGAATTAAATATAGAGTTAGATGAAAATCGCGTTCCCGAAAAAATTAATTGGACAGCCAAAGATGGTGGGATATCAAATGCAGAGGCTAAAGCCATGATGCTTGCTGTTTGGGATTCTAAAACTCAAGAAAGTTTACGTATAGATTTGTGGACTAAAGATATGCCTGTAGACGAAATGAAAGTGTTTTTTCATCAAACACTTGTTGCTATGAGTAGCACTTTTAACCGTGCAACACAGGATGAAAAAATGACGGCAACCATGAAAGATTTTTGTGATTATTTTGCCGAAAAATTAGAGATTAAAAAGTAG
- the gldB gene encoding gliding motility lipoprotein GldB, with protein sequence MKQLSLIILITICFFSCKKKSDADLALENNKIDISIERFDRFFAKTNLQELPKLKKAYPFMFPKAIRDSVWIDKVNDTLQQELSAEVDKVFADYSNTEDEIESLLSYIQYYFPTFKTPRVITTTSNVDYRNRVIVTDTIVLVALDSYLGEDHYFYQGIPKYISEHLNKEQIVVDLAEEYAEKYIFQPERKTLLDEMIYFGKALYFKDKVIPFKLENERISYSQEQLNWVQQNESSVWQYFVERELLFSTNSKLPNRFINPAPFSKFYLEGIDGESPGKIGQYIGWQIVKAYMEHNDTSLNDMLIMNAEDIFNKSKFKPRKNNG encoded by the coding sequence ATGAAACAGCTGTCATTAATTATTCTTATTACAATTTGTTTTTTTTCTTGTAAAAAGAAAAGTGATGCAGATCTTGCTTTGGAAAACAATAAGATAGATATTTCTATTGAGCGGTTTGATAGGTTTTTTGCAAAAACTAATTTACAAGAATTGCCTAAATTAAAGAAAGCTTATCCGTTTATGTTTCCAAAAGCGATTAGGGATTCTGTATGGATTGATAAAGTGAACGATACGCTGCAACAAGAATTAAGTGCAGAGGTTGATAAAGTGTTTGCGGATTACTCCAATACTGAAGATGAAATAGAATCGTTACTAAGTTATATTCAATATTATTTCCCAACATTTAAAACGCCAAGAGTTATAACGACAACGAGTAATGTAGATTATAGAAATAGGGTGATTGTTACCGATACGATTGTTTTGGTCGCTCTAGACTCTTATCTCGGGGAGGATCATTATTTTTATCAAGGTATTCCGAAATATATTTCTGAGCATTTAAATAAAGAGCAAATTGTTGTAGATCTCGCCGAAGAATATGCTGAGAAATATATTTTTCAACCTGAAAGAAAAACACTTTTAGATGAAATGATTTATTTTGGAAAAGCTCTATATTTTAAGGATAAAGTTATTCCTTTTAAGTTAGAAAACGAAAGAATAAGCTATTCTCAAGAACAGTTAAATTGGGTTCAGCAAAATGAAAGTTCGGTTTGGCAATACTTTGTAGAGCGTGAATTATTATTTAGCACAAACTCTAAATTGCCCAACCGATTTATAAATCCAGCTCCTTTTTCTAAATTTTATTTGGAGGGTATAGATGGAGAGTCGCCAGGTAAAATAGGGCAATACATAGGTTGGCAAATTGTGAAAGCTTATATGGAGCATAACGACACATCATTAAACGATATGTTAATTATGAATGCTGAAGATATTTTTAATAAATCAAAATTTAAACCAAGAAAAAATAATGGCTAA
- the nadE gene encoding NAD(+) synthase, whose amino-acid sequence MQTEKVVDYIVNWLKDYATKAGVNGFVIGVSGGIDSAVASTLCAKTGLNVLCIEMPIHQAASHVTRANEHIAQLSKRFDNVSDTRTDLTPVFEAFKTEVFFDSDQATVDMALANTRARLRMTTLYYYAGLYKLLVAGTGNKVEDFGVGFYTKYGDGGVDLSPIADLLKSEVYKLGEFLEVPESIMKAAPSDGLFGDTRSDEDQIGASYPELEWAMTMDEKGKTESDFSDRERDVFNIYKRYNSSNKHKMIPIPICDIPDNLM is encoded by the coding sequence ATGCAAACAGAAAAAGTAGTAGATTACATTGTAAATTGGTTAAAAGATTATGCAACAAAAGCCGGAGTTAACGGTTTTGTGATAGGTGTTTCTGGCGGAATTGATTCTGCTGTAGCATCTACATTATGTGCGAAAACAGGATTAAACGTTTTATGTATTGAAATGCCAATACATCAAGCAGCAAGCCATGTAACACGGGCAAACGAACACATTGCACAACTTTCTAAACGTTTTGATAATGTGAGCGATACTAGAACAGATTTAACACCTGTTTTTGAAGCTTTTAAAACGGAAGTGTTCTTTGATAGCGACCAAGCAACCGTAGACATGGCATTAGCGAATACTAGAGCGCGTTTAAGAATGACAACCTTATATTATTATGCTGGTCTTTACAAACTTTTGGTTGCCGGAACAGGTAATAAAGTTGAAGATTTTGGAGTTGGATTTTACACAAAATACGGAGATGGTGGTGTAGATTTGAGTCCGATTGCAGATTTATTAAAATCGGAAGTTTATAAATTAGGTGAATTTTTAGAGGTTCCAGAATCCATTATGAAGGCCGCTCCTAGCGATGGCTTATTTGGAGACACAAGAAGCGACGAAGATCAAATTGGCGCCTCATATCCCGAGTTAGAATGGGCTATGACGATGGATGAAAAGGGCAAGACAGAATCCGATTTTTCTGATCGTGAACGTGATGTATTTAATATTTATAAAAGATACAATTCTAGTAACAAACACAAGATGATTCCAATCCCAATATGTGATATTCCTGATAATTTGATGTAA
- a CDS encoding response regulator transcription factor, giving the protein MIKLLIADNHPITRKGLEVLFSASSNIEIVGSLQDGNDILDFIRKNEVDIILTEADFPKLNGLTLLRYLKNDFPDIKTVIFSGEPEEVYAINAIKAGASGFIHKSVNVITINEAILKVHDGGIYLSNDLTQQLAFGNRVNKGSGTFYKKLSTREAEVLKLLTIGRKNKEISKELDINEKTVSTYKARLMRKLKVTNLIDLVNQAKLAEHL; this is encoded by the coding sequence ATGATAAAATTATTAATAGCAGACAACCATCCTATTACTAGGAAAGGATTAGAGGTGCTTTTTTCCGCCTCATCAAACATCGAAATTGTTGGAAGTTTACAAGATGGAAATGACATCTTAGATTTCATCAGAAAAAACGAAGTAGACATCATTTTAACTGAAGCTGATTTTCCTAAGCTAAATGGATTAACACTTTTACGTTATTTAAAAAATGATTTCCCTGACATTAAAACCGTTATTTTTAGCGGTGAACCCGAAGAAGTTTATGCAATAAACGCTATTAAAGCAGGTGCTTCTGGATTTATTCACAAATCTGTAAATGTTATTACAATAAACGAAGCTATTTTAAAAGTACATGATGGCGGTATTTATTTAAGTAACGATTTAACGCAACAACTAGCGTTTGGAAACAGAGTAAATAAAGGTTCTGGAACGTTCTACAAAAAATTATCTACTAGAGAAGCAGAAGTTTTAAAGCTTTTAACTATTGGTAGAAAAAACAAAGAAATCTCTAAAGAGTTAGACATTAACGAAAAAACAGTTAGTACTTACAAAGCACGCTTAATGCGCAAACTTAAAGTAACGAACTTGATTGATTTAGTTAATCAAGCAAAATTAGCCGAACACTTATAG
- the dnaG gene encoding DNA primase codes for MISPASIDLVFETARVEEVIGDFVNLKKAGSNFKGLSPFSDERSPSFVVSPVKQIWKDFSTGKGGTAVSFLMEHEHFTYPEAIKYLAKKYNIEIEETEQSNEQKEQANERESLYLVSEFANTYFQKILHKTDQGKSIGLSYFKQRGFTEETIKKFDLGYSLNEWQGFTDEALKQGYNIDYLAKTGLTIVKQDKRFDRFKGRVLFPIKSMSGRVLGFGGRILVLDKKAAKYMNSPESDIYHKSKVLYGIYHAKQSIAKEDNCYLVEGYTDVIQFHQRGITNVVASSGTALTPDQIRLINRLTKNITVLFDGDAAGMRASLRGIDLILEQGMNVKVCTFPEGEDPDSFAKQNSLEEVTTYLSENAKDFIQFKASILFEESKNDPIKKAETVRDIVNSIAKIPDNIKKEIYIQECARIMDISEEVLFSTLAQINSQTASKQDSRQAPRQSFNQDPNMDPNQDPREGPPDNYPFEVVKSKDEPVKKVDVQYLLERKIIEVLLLYGNEVEEFEDLVLKENEKGDLDLEPVIHKAKVFEKVFLDLQDDEMQFTNAHFKDLYYTIIDRLNQDTKFELRTFINSVSTDMSSEITTILMDDERYALDNWNRMNIFPKEKKTSIAQLVSETILNLRCFLIDQKVKEFQKETMENKKDSNRNILEEVRDYSGLKMLLSRKLNRVL; via the coding sequence TTGATATCACCAGCATCCATAGATTTAGTCTTTGAAACCGCCCGTGTAGAGGAGGTTATCGGCGATTTTGTAAACTTAAAAAAAGCAGGAAGTAACTTTAAGGGATTAAGCCCTTTTAGTGATGAGCGTTCGCCAAGCTTTGTAGTGTCTCCAGTAAAGCAGATTTGGAAAGATTTTTCTACAGGAAAAGGTGGTACGGCTGTTTCTTTTTTAATGGAACACGAGCATTTTACGTATCCAGAAGCTATAAAATATCTAGCTAAAAAGTACAATATTGAAATAGAAGAAACCGAACAATCTAACGAACAAAAAGAACAGGCTAACGAGCGTGAAAGTTTGTATTTAGTTAGTGAATTCGCAAATACCTACTTTCAGAAAATTCTTCATAAAACCGATCAGGGAAAATCTATTGGTTTAAGTTATTTTAAACAGCGTGGTTTTACAGAGGAAACTATAAAAAAATTCGATTTAGGTTATTCTTTAAACGAATGGCAGGGTTTTACAGATGAAGCTTTAAAGCAAGGTTATAATATTGATTACCTTGCTAAAACAGGGCTTACTATTGTTAAACAGGACAAGCGTTTCGATCGTTTTAAAGGTCGTGTTTTGTTTCCTATAAAGAGTATGAGTGGCCGTGTTTTAGGTTTTGGTGGACGTATTTTAGTGCTTGATAAAAAGGCGGCTAAATATATGAACTCGCCAGAAAGTGATATTTACCACAAAAGTAAAGTTTTGTACGGTATTTATCATGCGAAACAAAGTATTGCCAAAGAAGATAATTGCTATTTGGTAGAAGGTTATACCGATGTTATTCAGTTTCATCAAAGAGGAATTACAAATGTTGTAGCGTCTTCTGGTACTGCATTAACACCAGATCAAATTAGATTAATAAACAGGCTTACAAAAAATATCACCGTACTTTTTGATGGTGATGCAGCGGGTATGCGTGCATCATTGCGTGGTATCGATTTAATTCTGGAACAAGGCATGAACGTTAAGGTTTGTACTTTTCCAGAAGGAGAAGATCCTGATAGTTTCGCGAAACAAAACTCTTTAGAGGAGGTTACAACTTATTTATCGGAAAACGCTAAAGATTTTATTCAATTTAAAGCTTCTATTTTATTTGAAGAATCTAAAAATGATCCTATTAAAAAAGCGGAAACTGTTAGAGATATTGTAAATAGTATTGCTAAAATTCCTGATAATATAAAAAAAGAGATATACATTCAGGAATGTGCGCGCATCATGGATATTAGTGAAGAAGTTCTGTTTAGTACTCTGGCGCAAATTAATAGTCAAACAGCATCAAAACAAGATTCTAGGCAAGCTCCTAGGCAAAGCTTTAATCAGGATCCTAATATGGACCCTAATCAAGATCCTAGAGAAGGGCCTCCAGATAATTATCCTTTTGAAGTTGTTAAGAGTAAAGATGAGCCTGTAAAAAAAGTAGATGTTCAATATCTTTTAGAACGAAAAATTATAGAAGTTTTATTACTTTATGGGAATGAAGTGGAGGAGTTTGAAGATTTAGTTTTAAAAGAAAATGAAAAGGGCGATTTAGATTTAGAGCCAGTAATTCATAAGGCAAAAGTGTTTGAGAAAGTGTTTTTAGATTTGCAGGATGATGAAATGCAGTTTACAAATGCGCATTTTAAAGACTTGTATTATACTATAATCGATAGATTAAATCAAGACACAAAGTTTGAGTTAAGAACTTTTATTAATTCGGTTAGCACCGATATGTCTAGTGAAATTACGACTATTTTAATGGACGACGAGCGTTATGCGTTAGATAACTGGAATAGAATGAATATTTTTCCGAAGGAGAAAAAAACGAGTATAGCTCAGTTGGTAAGTGAAACTATATTGAATTTACGCTGTTTTTTAATCGATCAGAAAGTTAAGGAATTTCAGAAGGAAACGATGGAAAACAAAAAAGACTCGAATAGAAACATACTTGAAGAAGTAAGAGATTATTCGGGTCTTAAAATGTTGTTATCTCGTAAGTTAAACCGTGTACTATAA
- the lipB gene encoding lipoyl(octanoyl) transferase LipB, protein MNKQIELQDLGYKDYKETWDYQEALFKEVVDAKIKNRREETALKTKNYFLFVTHPHVYTLGKSGHMSNLLLNETQLAEKGATFYKINRGGDITYHGPGQIVGYPILDLENFFTDIHKYLRFLEEVIILTLEEYGLKAERSPGETGVWLGVGTPFARKICAMGVRASRWVTMHGFALNVNANLGYFDNIIPCGIRGKAVTSLNVELAQKTVDEAEVKEKLLKHFATLFEAEFS, encoded by the coding sequence ATGAATAAGCAAATTGAACTGCAAGATTTAGGCTATAAAGATTACAAAGAAACTTGGGATTACCAAGAGGCTTTGTTTAAGGAAGTTGTTGATGCAAAAATAAAGAATAGGAGAGAGGAAACCGCTCTAAAAACCAAAAACTATTTTTTGTTTGTTACGCATCCGCATGTATATACTTTGGGTAAAAGTGGTCACATGTCGAATTTACTTTTAAATGAAACACAGCTTGCTGAAAAAGGAGCAACGTTTTATAAAATAAATCGAGGTGGTGATATTACGTATCATGGGCCAGGACAAATTGTGGGTTATCCTATTTTAGATTTAGAAAATTTCTTTACAGACATTCATAAGTATTTACGTTTTTTAGAGGAAGTAATTATTTTAACCTTGGAAGAATATGGTTTAAAAGCAGAAAGGAGCCCAGGAGAAACAGGAGTTTGGCTTGGTGTAGGGACGCCTTTTGCTCGAAAAATTTGCGCTATGGGTGTGCGTGCAAGTCGTTGGGTTACTATGCATGGTTTTGCGCTTAATGTAAATGCTAATTTAGGATATTTTGATAATATTATTCCCTGCGGAATACGTGGCAAAGCAGTAACATCGCTTAATGTAGAATTGGCGCAGAAAACGGTTGATGAAGCAGAGGTTAAAGAAAAGTTGTTAAAACATTTTGCAACGCTTTTTGAAGCCGAATTTTCATAG
- a CDS encoding cupin domain-containing protein — MSKKKYTIQNNPFVVPTTDGKVIKEHFGNTTDGNKDISIAHMKAPAGWSEPFQTPEFDEFTFIISGKKQFIIDNEAIILEAGQSIKIERNTRVQYSNPFTEVCEYIAICTPAFSIDLVNRED; from the coding sequence ATGTCTAAAAAAAAATACACCATTCAAAACAACCCCTTTGTTGTACCAACTACCGACGGCAAAGTGATTAAAGAACATTTTGGAAATACTACCGATGGCAATAAAGACATTAGTATTGCACATATGAAAGCTCCTGCAGGCTGGAGTGAACCGTTTCAAACTCCAGAATTCGACGAATTCACCTTTATTATTAGTGGTAAAAAACAATTTATTATCGACAACGAAGCTATTATTCTAGAAGCTGGACAATCTATTAAAATTGAACGAAATACCCGTGTTCAATACTCTAATCCATTTACCGAGGTTTGCGAATACATTGCCATTTGCACCCCTGCCTTTTCAATAGATTTAGTAAACAGAGAAGATTAA
- a CDS encoding alpha/beta fold hydrolase — MKKYIPKIVGFGINSVGILSPKYAAHLSMTLFSSPKKGKTNEKQANYLKEAKQDEVICNGITIKTYQWSGKKDTVLLAHGWESNTYRWKDLIELLKAEDYNVIALDAPAHGSSSGKLFNALIYSECIHAVAKKFNTSAIIGHSVGGMATAFGNYNFPLTQVKKLVLLGAPADFTGVFSRYIDMMGYNNRISKAMGKYVLARFNHLPEYFDAAKFTTNFKAKGLIVHDKKDRIIPYKDGLKFKQNYTNAEFLSTKGFGHGLKSELVYTHILDFLNT, encoded by the coding sequence ATGAAAAAATATATCCCTAAAATTGTTGGTTTCGGTATAAATAGCGTTGGAATATTGTCTCCAAAATACGCTGCTCATTTATCAATGACTTTGTTTTCTTCTCCTAAAAAAGGAAAAACAAACGAGAAACAAGCAAACTACTTAAAAGAAGCCAAGCAAGACGAAGTTATCTGTAACGGTATTACTATTAAAACATACCAATGGTCTGGTAAAAAAGACACTGTTTTATTAGCACATGGTTGGGAAAGCAATACATATAGATGGAAGGATTTAATTGAACTTTTAAAAGCAGAAGACTATAACGTAATCGCCCTAGATGCACCAGCACACGGAAGCTCTAGCGGAAAACTTTTTAATGCTTTAATTTATTCAGAATGCATACATGCTGTCGCAAAAAAATTTAACACCTCTGCAATCATTGGGCATTCTGTAGGCGGCATGGCAACAGCTTTTGGTAATTACAATTTTCCATTAACACAGGTAAAAAAACTTGTTCTTTTGGGAGCTCCCGCCGATTTTACCGGTGTTTTTTCTAGATATATAGACATGATGGGGTATAATAATCGTATTTCCAAAGCTATGGGGAAATATGTATTAGCGCGTTTTAATCACTTACCAGAATATTTCGACGCCGCTAAATTCACCACTAATTTTAAAGCTAAAGGACTTATCGTTCATGACAAAAAAGATAGGATTATCCCTTACAAGGATGGACTAAAATTTAAACAGAACTATACAAATGCTGAGTTTCTTTCTACTAAAGGTTTTGGCCATGGATTAAAATCGGAATTAGTTTACACTCATATTTTAGACTTTTTAAACACTTAA
- the rluF gene encoding 23S rRNA pseudouridine(2604) synthase RluF, translating into MEVQLKRINKFLSEVGYCSRREADKLIDAGRVTINGSIPEMGTKIAPNDVVCVDGKEITNTKTSFVYLAFNKPVGIVCTTDTSVEKDNIIDFINYPKRIFPIGRLDKPSEGLILLTDDGDIVNKILRASNNHEKEYLVTVDKPISQTFLERMAGGIPLAELNKTTKKCEIQKINTYTFKIILTQGLNRQIRRMCDYLNYEVETLKRVRIMNIKLDMPLGEYRELSKDEFIDLNKLLEDSTKTYEDNKKRKA; encoded by the coding sequence ATGGAAGTACAATTAAAACGTATTAATAAATTTTTAAGTGAAGTTGGATATTGCTCGCGTAGAGAAGCCGACAAACTAATAGATGCCGGAAGAGTAACAATCAATGGAAGCATCCCTGAAATGGGAACAAAAATAGCGCCTAATGATGTAGTTTGTGTCGATGGCAAAGAAATTACAAACACAAAAACATCGTTTGTTTATTTAGCTTTTAATAAACCTGTTGGTATTGTTTGTACTACGGACACTTCCGTGGAAAAAGACAACATCATTGATTTTATAAATTACCCAAAACGTATTTTCCCAATTGGAAGGCTTGATAAACCTAGTGAAGGTTTAATTCTATTAACTGACGATGGAGATATTGTAAACAAGATTTTGCGTGCCAGTAACAATCACGAAAAAGAATATTTGGTAACTGTAGATAAGCCAATCTCGCAAACGTTTCTTGAGCGCATGGCTGGTGGAATTCCTTTAGCAGAGTTAAACAAAACCACAAAGAAATGTGAAATTCAAAAAATTAATACATACACATTCAAAATTATTTTAACACAGGGTTTAAATCGCCAAATTCGTCGTATGTGCGATTACCTAAACTACGAGGTAGAGACTTTAAAACGTGTTCGAATTATGAATATTAAACTCGATATGCCTCTTGGTGAATATCGTGAGTTAAGCAAGGATGAATTTATTGATTTAAATAAGCTTTTGGAAGATTCCACAAAAACTTATGAAGACAATAAAAAACGAAAAGCATAA
- the folD gene encoding bifunctional methylenetetrahydrofolate dehydrogenase/methenyltetrahydrofolate cyclohydrolase FolD, with protein sequence MTILDGKKVSNDIKDEIAEYVTAMVSKGEKVPHLAAVLVGSDGASMTYVNAKVKACERIGFNSTLIDLPDYTTEEELLEKIHQLNTDNDIDGFIVQLPLPKHIDEQKVLMAVNPDKDVDGFHPTNVGKMALDLPTFLPATPYGIMELLERYQIETSGKNVVVLGRSHIVGRPMSILMSQKRKAGDATVTVVHSRSKNLKEITLKADIVVAAIGISEFLTGDMVKEDVVIIDVGITRVPDATKKAGYRLAGDVEFESVSKKASYITPVPGGVGPMTIAMLLKNTLLARERNIQ encoded by the coding sequence ATGACAATTTTAGACGGAAAAAAAGTAAGTAATGATATTAAAGATGAAATCGCCGAGTATGTAACTGCTATGGTTTCTAAGGGTGAAAAAGTGCCGCACTTAGCCGCTGTTTTAGTAGGAAGTGATGGTGCGAGTATGACTTACGTGAATGCAAAAGTAAAAGCTTGCGAGCGTATTGGATTTAATTCTACTTTAATCGATTTACCAGATTATACTACCGAAGAAGAATTACTTGAAAAAATTCATCAATTAAATACCGATAACGATATTGATGGTTTTATTGTGCAATTACCATTGCCAAAACATATCGATGAGCAAAAGGTTTTAATGGCTGTAAATCCAGATAAAGATGTGGATGGTTTCCATCCAACAAATGTAGGTAAAATGGCTTTGGATTTGCCAACATTCTTACCAGCAACACCTTATGGTATTATGGAGTTGTTAGAGCGTTATCAAATTGAAACGTCTGGTAAAAATGTGGTCGTTTTGGGACGTAGCCATATTGTTGGTCGTCCGATGAGTATTTTAATGAGTCAGAAAAGAAAAGCAGGTGATGCAACAGTAACCGTTGTTCATAGTCGTTCTAAAAACTTAAAAGAAATTACACTAAAGGCAGATATTGTTGTTGCGGCCATTGGTATCTCTGAGTTTTTGACAGGAGATATGGTTAAAGAAGATGTTGTAATTATCGATGTTGGAATTACACGTGTTCCAGATGCTACAAAAAAAGCAGGCTATAGATTAGCAGGAGATGTAGAGTTTGAAAGTGTTAGCAAAAAAGCAAGTTATATTACTCCTGTTCCTGGTGGAGTTGGACCAATGACGATTGCCATGTTACTTAAAAACACATTATTGGCTCGAGAAAGAAATATACAATAG
- the ffh gene encoding signal recognition particle protein, with amino-acid sequence MFNNLSDKLDKALHVLKGHGSITEVNVAETLKEVRRALLDADVNFKIAKDFTNRVKEKALGQNVLTTLQPGQLMVKIVKDELTELMGGDVEGINLSGTPSIILMSGLQGSGKTTFSGKLANYLKNKKTKKPLLVACDVYRPAAIDQLHVVGDQIGVEVFSDRGNTDPVAISQAGIAYAKANGFNVVIIDTAGRLAVDEVMMTEISNIHKAIQPQETLFVVDSMTGQDAVNTAKSFNDVLNFDGVILTKLDGDTRGGAAISIKSVVNKPIKFIGTGEKMEAIDVFYPSRMADRILGMGDVVSLVERAQEQFDEVEARKLQKKIAKNQFGFDDFLKQIQQIKKMGNMKDLMGMIPGAGKMLKDVDIDDDAFKGIEAIIHSMTPGERTNPSTINASRKVRIGKGSGTSVQQVNQLLKQFNQMSKMMKMMQGGGGKKMMQMMQNLK; translated from the coding sequence ATGTTCAATAATTTAAGCGATAAATTAGATAAAGCCTTACACGTATTAAAAGGTCACGGAAGCATAACCGAAGTAAACGTAGCCGAAACTTTAAAAGAAGTTCGTCGTGCGCTTTTGGATGCCGATGTTAATTTTAAAATAGCCAAAGATTTTACCAACCGTGTAAAAGAAAAAGCGCTAGGGCAAAACGTTTTAACCACTCTGCAACCAGGGCAATTAATGGTTAAAATTGTAAAAGATGAGCTTACCGAATTAATGGGTGGCGATGTAGAAGGTATTAATTTATCTGGTACGCCAAGTATTATATTAATGTCGGGTTTACAGGGTTCTGGTAAAACTACCTTTTCTGGTAAACTTGCAAATTATTTAAAAAATAAAAAAACTAAAAAACCTTTATTGGTTGCTTGTGATGTTTATCGTCCGGCAGCAATAGATCAGTTACATGTTGTTGGTGATCAAATTGGTGTTGAGGTTTTTAGTGATAGAGGGAATACCGATCCAGTAGCTATTTCGCAAGCAGGTATTGCTTATGCAAAAGCGAATGGGTTTAACGTTGTTATTATTGATACTGCTGGCCGTTTAGCTGTAGATGAGGTGATGATGACCGAAATATCGAACATTCATAAAGCCATCCAACCACAAGAAACTTTGTTTGTTGTAGATTCTATGACAGGGCAAGATGCTGTTAATACGGCGAAATCTTTTAACGATGTATTGAATTTTGATGGTGTTATCCTTACTAAATTAGATGGTGATACTCGAGGTGGTGCAGCTATTTCTATTAAATCGGTAGTAAACAAACCAATTAAGTTTATTGGTACTGGAGAGAAAATGGAAGCCATTGATGTGTTCTATCCATCACGTATGGCCGATCGTATTTTAGGTATGGGAGATGTGGTGTCGTTAGTAGAACGTGCACAAGAACAATTTGATGAGGTTGAGGCAAGAAAACTTCAAAAGAAAATTGCTAAAAATCAGTTTGGTTTCGACGATTTCTTAAAGCAAATTCAACAGATTAAGAAAATGGGAAACATGAAAGACCTTATGGGTATGATTCCTGGTGCTGGTAAAATGCTTAAAGATGTAGATATAGATGATGATGCTTTTAAAGGTATCGAAGCTATTATTCATTCTATGACACCTGGTGAAAGAACAAATCCTTCGACTATTAATGCAAGTAGAAAAGTAAGAATAGGTAAAGGTTCCGGTACATCGGTACAACAAGTAAATCAACTTTTAAAGCAATTTAACCAAATGAGCAAAATGATGAAAATGATGCAAGGCGGTGGCGGCAAAAAGATGATGCAGATGATGCAGAATTTGAAATAA
- a CDS encoding YqaE/Pmp3 family membrane protein, with protein sequence MSFWRVLLSIICPPLAVLDKGCGSIIIVFLLWLCGWVPGVIAALVILNNPKN encoded by the coding sequence ATGAGTTTCTGGAGAGTTTTACTTTCAATCATTTGTCCGCCATTGGCCGTTTTAGATAAAGGCTGCGGATCTATAATAATCGTTTTCTTGCTATGGCTTTGTGGCTGGGTGCCAGGCGTAATTGCAGCATTAGTTATTTTAAATAATCCTAAAAATTAA